Proteins from a genomic interval of Lacticaseibacillus pabuli:
- a CDS encoding BMP family lipoprotein: MKITSKLATVSAIAALTIVLGACGSKSTQSGKKDQAHSVALVTDGGGIDDKSFNQSEWEGLQKWGKKHDLVKGVGGYNYAQSNSDADFTPNVNKMIQAKYKTIIGSGYKLSQTINDAAKKNPKNNFIIIDSVVKQKNVASATFRDNEAAFLAGVAAAETTKTNKVGFVGGVHGVVIDRFEAGFRQGVKAVNKNIKIDIKYADSFSKPDVGQTLAQAMFNNNEDVIYQAAGGTGAGVFSAAKDAIKSKKVWVIGVDRDQTAEGKYKGGNLTLTSTVKGVDIAVENLADKALKDKFPGGKTVVYGLKDNGVRLTRGNMSAKAWSKVQEYKEKIVKGDISVAEKPSDL, encoded by the coding sequence TTGAAAATCACTTCTAAGTTAGCAACCGTTAGCGCGATTGCGGCACTCACCATTGTGCTTGGTGCTTGTGGATCCAAGAGTACACAGTCTGGTAAGAAGGACCAGGCGCACTCAGTTGCCCTTGTGACTGATGGTGGTGGGATTGATGATAAGAGTTTCAACCAGTCCGAATGGGAAGGCCTGCAAAAGTGGGGCAAGAAGCATGATCTCGTCAAGGGCGTTGGCGGTTACAACTACGCACAGAGCAATTCTGATGCGGACTTCACGCCAAACGTTAACAAGATGATTCAGGCAAAGTACAAGACCATTATTGGTTCTGGTTACAAGCTTAGTCAGACGATTAATGATGCAGCCAAGAAGAACCCAAAGAACAACTTTATTATCATTGACTCAGTTGTGAAGCAGAAGAACGTTGCGTCCGCGACATTCCGTGACAACGAAGCGGCATTCCTCGCCGGTGTTGCCGCTGCTGAAACTACCAAGACGAACAAGGTTGGTTTCGTCGGTGGTGTGCATGGTGTGGTTATCGACCGTTTTGAAGCAGGTTTCCGTCAGGGTGTTAAGGCAGTTAACAAGAACATCAAGATTGATATCAAGTACGCGGACAGCTTCTCCAAGCCTGATGTCGGCCAGACATTAGCACAGGCAATGTTCAACAACAACGAAGACGTTATTTACCAGGCTGCCGGTGGTACCGGTGCTGGTGTGTTCTCCGCTGCGAAGGATGCAATTAAGAGCAAGAAGGTTTGGGTCATCGGTGTTGACCGTGACCAAACTGCAGAAGGTAAGTACAAGGGTGGCAACCTGACCTTGACCTCTACCGTTAAGGGTGTTGACATCGCCGTTGAAAACCTAGCTGATAAGGCCCTTAAGGACAAGTTCCCAGGCGGCAAGACCGTTGTTTATGGACTTAAGGATAACGGTGTACGTCTTACTCGTGGTAATATGAGTGCAAAGGCCTGGTCCAAGGTCCAAGAGTACAAGGAAAAGATTGTTAAGGGTGATATCTCGGTCGCTGAAAAGCCATCCGACCTCTAA
- a CDS encoding ABC transporter permease — protein sequence MQIKGRNYSSIWISLIAIFLGLLVGAIVMLLSGFNPIEDYGNLILGAVGSPNAIGETLRSATPLILTGAGFAIANSAGFFNIGLAGQALVGWLCSVWFAITFPNLPGPIMIPGALLAGALAGAFWSGIAGVLRAFFGASEVIVTIMLNYTALYGTNAIIKGMIAKGNNDYSPTIPVAARLRTPFLERITDNSTFHWGLLIAIAAAIFLWWLMKKTTLGFEIRAVGMNPDASRYAGMSTKKTIIAAMLISGALAGLGGAMEGLGNFQNIMVNNALPDIGFDGMSVSLLAGGSPIGIIFSALLFGILKIGGLNISITSTTPPEIVNIVTASVIFFVGAQYLIRYFFDRRTAAKERKEDSATPPSTGAKPQTEEGSDTK from the coding sequence ATGCAAATTAAGGGTCGAAACTATTCCAGCATCTGGATTTCGCTGATTGCGATTTTCCTGGGCCTGCTCGTTGGGGCCATTGTGATGCTGCTGTCAGGGTTTAATCCCATTGAGGACTATGGCAACCTGATTCTCGGTGCCGTGGGGAGTCCCAATGCGATTGGTGAAACCTTGCGTTCTGCAACACCTCTGATCTTAACGGGGGCTGGGTTCGCAATCGCCAATTCGGCTGGGTTCTTCAACATTGGTCTTGCTGGTCAGGCATTGGTCGGCTGGCTGTGCTCCGTTTGGTTCGCCATCACTTTCCCGAACCTGCCTGGGCCAATCATGATTCCTGGTGCGCTGCTCGCTGGTGCACTTGCCGGGGCATTCTGGTCCGGTATCGCTGGTGTATTACGTGCGTTCTTTGGCGCCAGTGAAGTTATTGTCACCATCATGCTCAACTACACCGCTTTATATGGTACGAACGCTATTATTAAGGGCATGATTGCGAAGGGCAACAACGACTATTCACCAACGATTCCAGTCGCCGCCCGCTTGCGCACACCATTCTTGGAACGCATCACGGATAACTCGACTTTCCACTGGGGCTTGCTGATTGCGATTGCAGCGGCAATTTTCCTCTGGTGGTTGATGAAGAAAACGACGCTTGGTTTTGAAATCCGTGCAGTTGGGATGAACCCCGACGCCTCCCGTTACGCGGGGATGTCCACGAAGAAGACCATCATCGCTGCCATGCTGATTTCCGGTGCACTTGCCGGGCTCGGTGGTGCAATGGAAGGTCTGGGTAATTTCCAGAACATCATGGTGAACAATGCCTTGCCAGACATTGGGTTTGACGGGATGTCCGTCTCGCTGCTGGCTGGTGGGTCGCCAATCGGGATTATCTTCTCAGCATTGCTGTTCGGGATTTTGAAGATTGGTGGTCTGAACATCTCCATTACGTCGACCACGCCACCAGAAATTGTGAACATCGTGACGGCCTCCGTTATCTTCTTCGTCGGGGCACAATACCTGATTCGTTACTTCTTTGACCGGCGCACTGCTGCGAAGGAGCGCAAAGAAGATTCTGCAACGCCACCATCTACTGGCGCAAAACCGCAGACTGAGGAAGGGAGTGACACCAAATGA
- a CDS encoding ABC transporter ATP-binding protein encodes MNETPAIEVRHLVKAFGTFKANDDVSIAFYKGQVHALLGENGAGKSTLMNMLSGIYVPTSGQILVKGKEVKLHSAKEATELGIGMVHQHFMLVGAFTVLENIILGSEPTTAGRLNLKTARRKVEEILKHYDLDVDLDARVDDISVGMQQRVEIVKVLYREADVLIFDEPTASLTPQEIDDLLDIMRQLAKEDKAVILITHKLKEIRAVADITTIIRRGRVIDTVKTSDESAEDLATKMVGRPVDFDLDKTAYKKGEPILQIDHLNVADKMKIDRVSDFTLTVHAGEIVGLAGIDGNGQSELVKAITGLMPVRAGKITIGGKDTTHATPRAIVRDGVGHIPEDRQRYGLILPMTVIDNMGLMVYNMPPLAKHGLRNEAAGVKMTEELTKKFDVRTSSIRNSAGSLSGGNQQKLIIAREMSRDPQLLIAMNPTRGLDVGAIEFIHQQILNARDEGHAVLLVSYELDEVKQLADTIAVVHAGKLVATEDAAKLSESQIGLLMAGEDIDGKEAAADAN; translated from the coding sequence ATGAATGAAACACCTGCTATTGAAGTTCGCCACCTTGTAAAAGCGTTTGGTACTTTCAAGGCGAATGATGATGTTTCCATTGCCTTTTACAAAGGTCAGGTACACGCGTTGCTTGGCGAAAATGGTGCTGGGAAATCAACGCTCATGAACATGCTTTCCGGCATCTATGTACCGACCAGTGGCCAGATCTTGGTCAAAGGCAAGGAGGTCAAGCTTCACTCCGCAAAAGAAGCGACCGAGCTCGGCATCGGGATGGTCCACCAACACTTTATGCTCGTTGGTGCGTTTACCGTTCTCGAAAATATCATTCTCGGGTCAGAACCAACCACTGCCGGCCGTCTGAATCTGAAGACGGCACGTCGCAAGGTTGAAGAAATTCTCAAGCATTATGATTTGGATGTCGACCTCGACGCTCGCGTTGATGATATTTCCGTTGGGATGCAGCAACGTGTCGAAATCGTGAAGGTACTCTACCGTGAAGCAGACGTGCTCATCTTTGATGAACCAACTGCCTCGCTGACACCTCAGGAAATCGACGACCTGCTCGATATCATGCGACAGCTGGCTAAGGAAGATAAAGCTGTCATCCTGATTACACATAAGTTGAAGGAAATCCGGGCCGTGGCTGATATCACCACCATCATCCGTCGGGGTCGTGTGATTGACACGGTCAAGACGTCTGATGAATCCGCTGAGGACCTGGCCACCAAGATGGTTGGGCGGCCAGTTGATTTTGACTTGGACAAAACGGCGTACAAGAAGGGGGAGCCAATCCTACAGATTGACCACCTGAATGTTGCCGACAAAATGAAGATTGACCGGGTGAGTGACTTTACCCTGACCGTGCATGCCGGCGAAATCGTCGGGCTGGCCGGGATTGACGGTAACGGTCAAAGTGAGTTGGTTAAGGCCATCACTGGTCTGATGCCGGTTCGCGCTGGCAAGATTACGATTGGCGGCAAAGACACCACCCACGCCACGCCGCGTGCCATTGTGCGCGATGGGGTCGGGCATATTCCAGAAGACCGTCAGCGTTACGGCTTGATTCTGCCCATGACGGTCATCGACAACATGGGTCTCATGGTTTACAACATGCCACCACTGGCTAAGCACGGGCTGCGCAACGAGGCTGCTGGCGTCAAGATGACTGAGGAACTGACCAAGAAGTTTGACGTCCGAACCAGCAGCATCCGCAACTCCGCCGGCTCCCTCTCAGGTGGTAACCAGCAAAAGCTGATCATTGCCCGGGAAATGAGCCGTGATCCGCAATTGCTCATTGCGATGAACCCTACTCGTGGGTTGGATGTCGGTGCCATTGAATTCATTCACCAACAGATCCTGAACGCGCGCGATGAAGGGCATGCGGTTCTGCTAGTGTCCTACGAGCTGGATGAAGTTAAGCAGCTCGCGGATACCATCGCAGTTGTCCACGCCGGTAAGCTGGTTGCCACAGAGGATGCGGCCAAGCTGAGTGAGTCACAAATTGGGTTGCTCATGGCTGGTGAAGATATCGACGGTAAGGAGGCGGCAGCTGATGCAAATTAA
- a CDS encoding ABC transporter permease has protein sequence MNIQTLLMTVISTSLIYSAPLIFTSIGGAFSEHSGIVNVGLEGMMVMGAFASVVFNLAMGNAFGAATPWVGLIVGGLIGMAFSLIHAVATINLRTDHIISGTVLNLMAPALAVYLTRLLFNGRGQTAIIQHPLATVNIPVLSKIPFIGPVLFSSTSPAAWVGIIVSVLSWWILSKTRFGLRLRSVGEHPEAADSVGISVYAYRYAGVLISGFLGGIGGAVMAQSITLNFSVTTIVGQGFMSLAAMIFGKWHPVGAMGAALFFGFAQSLAIVGKYIPVVRAMPDVIFTVAPYIITIIVLVAFIGNARMPAADGSTFIKSK, from the coding sequence ATGAACATTCAGACACTATTAATGACTGTCATTTCGACTAGTCTCATCTATTCAGCGCCACTCATCTTCACCTCAATTGGTGGTGCCTTCTCGGAACATTCCGGGATTGTTAACGTTGGTCTGGAAGGCATGATGGTGATGGGTGCCTTCGCATCCGTTGTCTTCAACCTCGCGATGGGCAATGCCTTCGGGGCTGCCACGCCGTGGGTTGGACTGATTGTCGGTGGCCTAATCGGGATGGCATTCTCTTTGATTCATGCCGTTGCGACCATCAACTTGCGGACGGACCACATTATCTCCGGTACCGTTTTGAACTTGATGGCACCAGCGCTGGCCGTTTACCTCACGCGCCTACTGTTCAACGGTCGTGGGCAGACTGCAATCATCCAGCACCCGCTGGCGACGGTGAACATCCCGGTTCTCTCTAAGATTCCGTTTATTGGGCCAGTTTTGTTCAGCAGTACGTCTCCTGCAGCTTGGGTGGGGATCATCGTTTCCGTTTTGTCCTGGTGGATTTTGTCCAAGACACGGTTTGGCCTGCGCCTGCGGTCAGTCGGTGAACATCCGGAAGCAGCTGATTCAGTTGGGATTTCCGTTTACGCCTACCGCTACGCCGGGGTGCTGATTTCAGGATTTCTCGGTGGCATCGGTGGTGCGGTCATGGCACAGTCCATCACGCTGAACTTCTCCGTGACGACAATTGTTGGTCAAGGGTTCATGTCCCTGGCCGCCATGATCTTTGGTAAGTGGCATCCAGTTGGTGCCATGGGTGCGGCATTGTTCTTCGGCTTCGCCCAGAGCTTGGCCATTGTCGGGAAGTACATCCCAGTGGTACGGGCGATGCCTGATGTGATCTTTACGGTCGCACCTTACATCATCACCATCATCGTGCTGGTTGCCTTTATTGGGAACGCACGGATGCCTGCTGCGGATGGTTCGACATTTATTAAGTCTAAGTAG